Below is a genomic region from ANME-2 cluster archaeon.
ATCAGAGAAGAATATGGAATTGCATTAATGGTCTCATCTGAGAAAGGTGAAATTGACCCTTTTAATGATTCCAATACAACAATAATTCTCGAATTCGAGGATAGAATGAAGACAATAGTGGAATCTCACGGCTTTGTCCTGAACTTCACAAGGTATGAGTACTTCTCAGATAGAAAGCGAGGCAGTGTCAATATTTTATTTACAGACGGGAAAAAAGTATTCAATGATACTGTTATCTATTGTCTGGTTACCGGTAGGATCATCTATGATACTATATCGCCGGGAAATATCACTGATCTGGGAGCAGGAACTTATCCTTGGTGTGAAGGAGATGGAGTAGTATTGTTTAACTGGACTGCTGTAGGCGACGATGACTATGATGATGACACTTCAGCTAATAAGTATGAAGTCCGTTATTCTAATTCTTCAATCAAAAATTTGGCTGACTTTGAGAATGCAATATTATGGGGATTTCTTTACGGTGCATTGAAAAATGGTAGTGAAGAAAATCGTTTTGTTTATGATATTGACCCTGGTAACTGGTACTTTGCAGTAAGAGTTTATGATGAAGCAGGTAATCCGTCTAATATTTCAAATACTGTTGCTGCAGAACCTTCTGGCTGGGCTCCGGAAATATATAATATTACTGCAAATAACGAGACCAGTACTTTCACAAAAGATGACCCAAATCAACCCAATCTGTTTGCGAAAAAGGGTGATAATGTTACTATTAAGTTCCAAGTTAGTGATAGGGATAATGATAATGTGACTATCAGCTTAATGATAAGAAATCGAACTTTAAATTCCACCGGTTGGAATTATGGAGATTGGTTTGAAAGTGGTAATTGGTCAATGGGCAATTATAGCTATCAGATATTATCTTATAATAATATCACAGAAATTAACGAGAGTTGGGAATATTATTTCAATATTTCAGATAATAGTACTTGTCTAACCGATCCGAAAATGAGGTCTGTTCCTTCAGGTGCTCCTTATAACTATTATTGGATTAAGAAGTCAATCAAAGGAATATGAGACCGTTGTCCTTGATTGAAGATTTGTCAATGAGACATATTATAGATAATAGTTCAGTAAATACAAACTATGGTAATAATTCTACAATAAATGTTAGAGACGTTCAAAATCTCTACGGTCTTATTAAGTTTGATTTATCTTCCATTCCAACCAGTGCAACTATTGAATCTGCAACTATTTCCTTATATCTTAATACAACTGTAAATACCAAAAAAGTCAGTTTCCATCGTGTACTACAAGATTGGAATGAGGATGATGTTATGGAACAATTGGTATTTACCAAGCAATTATAGTCTATCTGTAAATATTTCAGGTGACATTAGTGTAGAACAGTATTATTTTGGGACCAGTTTTTACTCGGGCACAGTATCCATTCTCAAATAATTCGTAAGATATTTTAATAAAAACGTCACTGATTTAGTTGTATATGACTAAACGAAAAGTGATTGTTGAACTTGATATCAACGACGATAGAATCAACAGTATCGAAGATCTTGAGCAGTAGATCCTTGCCCAGGATATCTATGGGCAAATTGCCAGGAAGTATCTCGATAGTTTGCAGGATGATATGGCACAACACGTGAATGCAAGAAAAGGTAGCAAAAATGTGCATATAAAAACACACCATTTTGAATTTGATTTACAAGCAAAGAGAACACTCAACGATATGGGAAAAAAACGTTCATAGTGCCTTATTTGCATAACAGAGTTAAAAACATGCTTAATTACATGTACTATCCTTCATGGAAATATCTCTGCACAATCGTATCATTCTCAGAAGCATCTTTTCTAATTGGCATTCTGCAGGAAATCAAAGTAAGTCCTTTCAAATTAAAGAAGATATTCTATGAAAACGACTCGCTACCCGTTAAACATTCAATCTATTCACAATACGATGGCCAAACTATTGGCGCCATAATCATCGATGATACTAAATCAAAAAGAAGATCGGGCGGTCGTCCCAGCATCAAGGGTGTTTTAGGGCTCAATTTGGAATTGGAGGAAGAATATCTACTATACCTGGGTACGGCTAAGAGTTGGTCAGAAACATTAACCCACATTAAAAATAATTGTGGATAGTCTGATGACGTCTATGCCGTGTGCGATGGGGACGGTAAATTACAATTGAATCTGGAGACATATGGATATAGAATTCAACAATATACAAATCATTTTGTTAAAACTTCGATGTATTATTTGTGGAAGGAGCAATATCCAAAAGAGGATCGAATGAGAATCAAAAAAGATATCAGCAGAATCATTTTGACATTGAAAAATTCAGTGAAAAAGCACAGAAAAGATTCTGATTTTGCGAGACTCAAATGGAGAATAGATAAAACTCAAGAAGAGTTGCTGGTAATTGCCAATGAGTTACTATCAAAAAATAAAGATAGTAATGCTGGCAAATTCATTCTCAAAACCGGGGGCAAAGTAACGCTATTTGCAGAATTAGCAACAAAGGGAATACAGATTCCAGATAACAATAATCATGTCGAAAACCTGATGGGAATCGTCGGGCAGAAGGTGAAAAATAATCGTCAGTCCTGGGTTGACGCAAATCTGAATATTATGCTGAACACTATCTGGCACATAATCTCATAGATCTGATCTGGAAGTGTACTGAGAACTTCACCAGTGTTACTGGATATTTTTGATCGATTTTTTGTGCCCCAAATCTATACTAGTGTCGAGTCAACCATACAATATCGCTAGATATATTATCTGACACTGTTCCATTTCCCAGTTATTTTTAAGACGCAGATTTACACTGATTTACGCAGATTTAAGGTTGTATCTGCGTAACCTGCACGCCCTTAAGGCGTAGCAGGCATTCACTTCCCGCGGAAGTGAATGTATCAGTGTAAATCTGCGTCTAATATAATTATTGAAATAATTTGATTTTAGAATTGTGCCCTATGCCCTTCATAATCTTACACTTGAAGGTTGACTCGACACTAGTCCCAAAAAATTCATAGATTTTGTGCGTGAAACCCTGTTGAAATCAATTTAACTGACACTACGGCGCATTTTAAAGATATTTGCATTACACGCGTTCGCAGCTACAGCTTTTGTACCTGCCTGTTTTCCATTATCCGAACTCTGCCCAGGGCGCCCTGCAGTAGCCACTATTCCAGACGTCGCTACATTCCCTGTCGTCTATGCAATCCAACTGGTGCCGTTTGCTCTGGGGAACGTGTCCCCATCGGCGGTGCGGCTCCATCAACACGTACATGCCGCGCGCAAGTTGTCTTGACACAGACGGCAGGCCCGGTGTAGGGTGTAAACTGGATGTAAGTATGAAAATCGCAGTCAATCAACCTGTTTTAGCCCCACCAGATCACGCCACAGGTAGGGCGAATTCACAATCGCAGGAGTGCGGGCACAAAACAAGAGTGTATCCTGAAATACAGCGGCGTACTTGCAAGCACTTATGGCTGTCGTACGACTCAATCTGTAAATCTAGACTATTAATAAATAACCTGTGTCAACCGGATGGACCACTATACTTTTCACAAAGGTGGTTCAATTTGTTGAAATTATATATGGATATCTCAAGAAA
It encodes:
- a CDS encoding DNRLRE domain-containing protein, which produces MRPLSLIEDLSMRHIIDNSSVNTNYGNNSTINVRDVQNLYGLIKFDLSSIPTSATIESATISLYLNTTVNTKKVSFHRVLQDWNEDDVMEQLVFTKQL